The Nitrospinota bacterium genome window below encodes:
- the coxB gene encoding cytochrome c oxidase subunit II: MIPKASSIAGTVDFVFFYIVGISVVLLVAITFLMVYFIFKYRRSKNIPPANIEGHTLLEVTWTVIPTILVMSMFYYGWVGFKEMRRVPKDAAVVKVTARMWSWAFEYENGKQSDVLKLPVNKPVKLELESLDVLHAFYVAAFRVKEDVVPGLNNYISFTPTMVGTYDAQCAEYCGMRHSYMMAKVEVMPEEKFQEWYVGNGLVSKADLGAELLKIKGCVACHTTDGTPRVGPTFKGIFGRKETVVTGGTERDVVVDEEYIRKSIMEPMADVVKGFPPIMPPQKGLITDEEIQQIIAYLKGLH; encoded by the coding sequence ATGATTCCCAAGGCGTCTAGCATTGCAGGCACTGTAGACTTTGTCTTCTTTTACATCGTTGGAATATCCGTTGTCTTATTGGTGGCCATCACTTTTTTGATGGTCTACTTTATTTTCAAGTACCGCCGAAGCAAGAACATTCCGCCAGCCAACATCGAGGGCCATACCCTTCTTGAGGTGACGTGGACGGTTATCCCCACCATCCTAGTCATGTCGATGTTTTACTACGGGTGGGTTGGCTTTAAAGAGATGCGGAGAGTTCCGAAGGACGCTGCGGTCGTGAAGGTTACAGCCCGCATGTGGTCGTGGGCCTTTGAGTATGAAAACGGAAAGCAGAGCGATGTTTTGAAGCTGCCTGTAAATAAACCCGTGAAGCTGGAGCTGGAATCCCTCGACGTCCTTCACGCCTTTTACGTTGCCGCTTTCCGAGTCAAGGAGGATGTCGTCCCGGGATTGAACAACTACATCTCGTTTACCCCAACCATGGTCGGCACGTATGATGCCCAATGTGCGGAATATTGCGGGATGCGCCACTCCTACATGATGGCGAAAGTCGAGGTGATGCCTGAGGAGAAGTTCCAGGAATGGTATGTCGGCAACGGCCTCGTTTCGAAGGCGGATCTTGGAGCCGAGCTGCTGAAGATTAAAGGGTGTGTGGCGTGTCACACCACCGACGGCACCCCGAGGGTAGGCCCAACGTTCAAGGGAATTTTCGGCAGGAAAGAGACCGTCGTCACTGGCGGCACAGAGAGAGACGTTGTCGTGGACGAGGAATACATACGAAAATCAATTATGGAACCCATGGCGGACGTGGTCAAAGGGTTTCCCCCCATCATGCCCCCGCAAAAGGGCCTCATCACGGATGAAGAGATTCAGCAGATTATCGCTTATTTGAAGGGGTTACATTAA
- a CDS encoding cytochrome c oxidase subunit 3 family protein, protein MSAEEAHVWRVDYTSSKMGMWIFLFTEVMLFGGMFVIYSVYRAVHPEEFHHAAQELDVLLGTFNTLILLTSSLTMALSIAFIQRGNKRWSIYCLSITIICGFGFLVNKYFEWGAKFSHGLYPSSPEMLHHPPGEILFYSLYYVMTGLHGIHVLAGVAVMGWMLYYVANEVIHKTDFIWLENTGLYWHLVDVIWIFLFPLFYLIT, encoded by the coding sequence ATGAGCGCTGAAGAAGCCCACGTCTGGCGGGTTGATTACACCAGCTCTAAGATGGGGATGTGGATCTTCCTGTTCACGGAGGTCATGCTGTTCGGCGGGATGTTCGTCATCTATTCGGTCTATCGCGCCGTCCACCCCGAAGAGTTTCATCACGCGGCTCAGGAGCTGGATGTGCTCCTCGGAACCTTCAACACGCTCATCCTGCTGACCAGCAGCCTAACGATGGCGCTCTCCATCGCGTTCATCCAACGAGGAAATAAGCGGTGGTCCATCTATTGTTTGAGTATTACGATCATTTGCGGCTTTGGGTTCCTCGTCAACAAGTACTTTGAGTGGGGGGCGAAGTTCAGCCACGGCCTCTATCCCAGCTCGCCCGAGATGCTACACCACCCTCCAGGCGAGATCCTGTTCTATAGCCTTTACTACGTGATGACGGGCTTGCATGGAATCCACGTTCTCGCGGGCGTGGCGGTGATGGGTTGGATGTTGTATTACGTCGCCAACGAGGTGATCCACAAAACCGATTTTATATGGCTGGAGAATACCGGCCTATACTGGCACCTCGTTGATGTCATCTGGATTTTTCTTTTTCCGCTCTTCTACTTGATAACCTGA
- a CDS encoding CoA transferase, translating into MEGALSGIRVLDCTRVLAGPYATMVLADLGADVVKVEEPTRGDEAREVGPFIGRPSAYFISLNRGKKSLTLNLKEPDGRQLFIELAAKADVVVENFRPGTMEQLGLGYETLRERNPRLIYAACSGFGQTGPLAGRAAYDIVIQGMGGVMSITGTPGGEPVRVGVSIGDITAAFFTVIGILAALQARERTGEGQLVDVGMLDSQVAILENAIIRFTTTGEVPKPLGTRHPSIAPFEAFPAKDGHVIFAVGTAHWGAFCRALGQAELVNEERFATNALRAENVEELTALIAEVSPEKTVAEWIAVMEDSGVPCGPINTIEEVASHIQVAAREMLVEVEHEGIGTVRMAGCPVKLSATPGGIQGPAPALGEHSETVLAEWLGMSSEEVSALRKSGVVSPAHTWGEG; encoded by the coding sequence GTGGAAGGAGCTCTGAGCGGTATCCGGGTGCTCGACTGTACCCGCGTTCTGGCGGGCCCCTATGCCACAATGGTGCTCGCCGACCTCGGGGCCGATGTCGTCAAGGTGGAGGAGCCGACCCGCGGTGACGAGGCCCGCGAAGTGGGGCCCTTCATAGGACGGCCAAGCGCCTACTTCATCTCCCTCAATCGGGGCAAGAAAAGCCTGACCCTCAACCTCAAGGAGCCCGACGGTCGGCAACTCTTCATCGAGCTGGCCGCAAAGGCCGACGTTGTGGTGGAAAATTTCCGGCCGGGCACGATGGAGCAGCTCGGCCTGGGCTACGAGACCCTCCGGGAGCGCAACCCCAGGCTCATCTATGCCGCCTGCAGCGGTTTCGGCCAAACCGGACCCTTAGCAGGCAGGGCCGCCTACGATATCGTCATCCAGGGAATGGGAGGCGTTATGAGCATTACCGGCACTCCGGGGGGTGAGCCGGTGCGTGTGGGAGTCTCCATAGGCGACATCACGGCGGCCTTCTTCACGGTGATTGGCATTCTAGCCGCCCTCCAGGCACGCGAACGCACCGGCGAGGGCCAGCTAGTCGACGTCGGCATGCTCGACAGCCAGGTCGCCATATTGGAGAACGCCATCATCCGCTTCACAACGACCGGTGAGGTTCCTAAGCCGCTCGGAACCCGCCACCCATCCATCGCTCCCTTCGAAGCCTTCCCCGCAAAGGACGGCCACGTCATCTTCGCCGTGGGCACGGCCCACTGGGGAGCGTTCTGCCGGGCCCTTGGCCAGGCCGAACTGGTTAACGAGGAGCGCTTCGCCACCAACGCACTTAGAGCAGAAAATGTCGAAGAGCTAACGGCGCTAATTGCCGAGGTCAGTCCCGAGAAGACCGTCGCAGAGTGGATAGCGGTTATGGAGGACTCCGGGGTGCCCTGCGGTCCCATCAACACGATTGAAGAGGTGGCGTCTCACATCCAGGTGGCGGCCCGCGAGATGCTCGTGGAGGTAGAGCACGAAGGGATCGGGACCGTACGGATGGCCGGATGCCCGGTGAAGCTTTCGGCGACCCCCGGAGGCATCCAGGGCCCGGCCCCCGCGCTTGGGGAGCACTCCGAGACGGTCCTGGCCGAGTGGCTCGGGATGAGCTCCGAGGAGGTTTCGGCGCTACGAAAGTCGGGAGTTGTCAGCCCTGCCCACACGTGGGGGGAGGGTTAA
- a CDS encoding protoheme IX farnesyltransferase — protein MQRYLKIFFDLSKGRIALLAALSTATGYILAADSVSLAIVFPTVGLFLLACGSSALNQYQEGEIDSLMKRTKGRPIPSGRLTPPQALAIALLSMLSGSLILLVGSNVVALSLGLFAAFWYNAIYTPLKKRSPFAAIPGALVGAIPPAVGWAAAGGSPFDPKILALCFFFFVWQVPHFWLLLLTYGKDYEEAGLPSLTSIFTAGQLSKITFVWILATAVTCLLIPLFGTVRTTLTNLALLGLTLWLVWGAMRFFRARGEEPSFRCAFREINIYALAVISLLSLDKVINTIF, from the coding sequence GTGCAGCGCTACCTTAAGATATTCTTCGACCTAAGCAAGGGAAGAATCGCTCTCCTTGCCGCACTCTCCACTGCCACAGGCTACATACTCGCCGCCGATAGCGTATCGTTGGCAATCGTATTCCCGACGGTAGGGCTCTTCTTGCTGGCCTGCGGCTCCTCGGCGCTCAATCAGTACCAGGAGGGAGAGATCGATTCCTTGATGAAAAGGACGAAAGGTAGGCCTATACCCTCCGGAAGACTAACCCCTCCCCAGGCGTTGGCGATTGCCCTCCTCTCGATGCTGTCCGGCTCCCTCATCCTTTTGGTCGGCTCCAACGTCGTTGCGCTCAGCTTGGGCCTTTTCGCCGCATTTTGGTATAATGCGATTTACACTCCTCTAAAGAAAAGGAGCCCTTTCGCTGCTATACCAGGTGCTTTGGTAGGCGCCATACCGCCAGCGGTGGGTTGGGCCGCCGCCGGAGGGAGCCCCTTTGATCCGAAAATTTTGGCCCTGTGCTTTTTCTTCTTTGTCTGGCAGGTGCCTCATTTCTGGCTTCTTCTGTTGACCTATGGAAAGGATTATGAGGAAGCGGGGCTCCCCTCCCTTACGAGTATCTTCACCGCGGGTCAGCTCTCAAAGATCACATTCGTTTGGATTTTGGCGACGGCCGTAACATGCCTCTTGATCCCTCTTTTTGGTACGGTTCGGACCACCCTTACGAATCTTGCCCTCCTTGGGTTGACGTTGTGGCTGGTGTGGGGTGCAATGCGTTTTTTTAGGGCCCGGGGTGAAGAGCCCTCATTCAGGTGTGCATTCAGGGAAATAAATATTTATGCCCTTGCGGTTATATCGTTACTATCCCTTGATAAAGTAATAAACACCATCTTTTAG
- a CDS encoding cytochrome C oxidase subunit IV family protein — MAHGHGEPEYHIVEFGTYIFVWITLLVMTVLTVAVAGLELGQISVLVALAIATFKSWVVANHFMHLRHEDRTFKIMVLVALGTLATVIGLTYFDFLFR; from the coding sequence ATGGCGCATGGACATGGAGAGCCCGAATACCACATTGTCGAGTTTGGAACTTATATTTTTGTATGGATAACGTTGCTGGTGATGACCGTGCTCACGGTGGCCGTAGCCGGCCTGGAGTTAGGCCAGATCAGTGTCTTGGTGGCCCTAGCCATTGCCACCTTTAAATCGTGGGTCGTGGCCAATCATTTCATGCACCTCAGGCACGAAGACCGGACTTTCAAAATCATGGTATTAGTAGCCCTGGGCACTTTGGCTACCGTTATAGGACTGACGTATTTCGATTTCTTGTTTCGCTAA
- a CDS encoding patatin-like phospholipase family protein, translating to MKKIALVMGGGVSLGTYIAGALTELLYALQHNTSDEKVVIDVIAGASAGSMTAAMVAKALLYDKSMVSKLREAWVERINWRSRNSWPGLQRSFPDSDDPVLSLLNDSVVRIIAKRMLTAPTIAQNDQGICGASLRRVDMAFTLANFHGVPYAVPYQNAPTAPEKGFLSTIFSDWVEFSVGPEAGEQGQNNEKLEEVWAKVRQAALASGAFPFAFEPKEVERRIQDFGSKWLQEKFKGKTMTRFHYSDGGTFNNEPLALAAKLARARDAEEPGGERLFLFIDPYLSKLSYVEDFTREELSLLAYGKRLVEMFISESSAKDFLRAHRYNTRLEWFEALLECFGTLLDHLGQRQMEEGEKVLAREVDEFLREKLEADTEDPPSQASVDEEREENLQRIEQTYWKTLNANQWDPSKQALMKVLILALELASGLRAKRQMKLYLLAPSGQKGPLAGDFLMNFGGFFSERYRVADFRHGRVDCRNEILNDYGEAFGLKGGLDPTFNYRYDKSLKDATFADLNDEEKNSFREWFNDAFDWAAGRATRSMNSFLRFGVWLIKGFIRKWAFNEVTKPKASPAQGTGGRELNSDGGEEA from the coding sequence ATGAAAAAAATAGCGCTGGTAATGGGAGGCGGAGTGTCCCTGGGGACCTATATAGCCGGAGCCCTCACCGAACTTCTCTATGCCCTGCAACACAACACCTCGGATGAGAAGGTCGTCATCGACGTCATTGCGGGGGCCTCGGCGGGCAGTATGACGGCGGCCATGGTTGCCAAGGCGTTGCTCTATGACAAGAGCATGGTGTCGAAACTGCGTGAAGCGTGGGTGGAGCGTATCAATTGGCGGTCGCGCAACAGCTGGCCCGGCCTGCAGCGCTCCTTTCCTGACTCCGACGATCCGGTCTTGAGCCTCTTAAATGATAGTGTGGTTAGGATAATTGCCAAACGCATGCTCACCGCGCCGACGATTGCTCAGAACGACCAGGGCATCTGCGGGGCATCCCTCCGGCGGGTCGATATGGCCTTCACCCTGGCCAACTTCCACGGCGTGCCCTACGCGGTTCCCTATCAAAACGCCCCGACGGCCCCGGAAAAGGGGTTTCTCTCCACCATCTTTTCAGACTGGGTGGAGTTCAGCGTCGGGCCCGAAGCCGGAGAACAAGGACAGAATAATGAAAAGCTGGAAGAGGTCTGGGCAAAGGTGCGTCAAGCAGCGCTGGCCTCAGGAGCCTTTCCCTTCGCCTTCGAGCCAAAGGAAGTGGAGCGCCGGATACAAGACTTTGGCAGCAAGTGGCTTCAGGAGAAGTTTAAGGGTAAAACAATGACGAGGTTCCATTACTCTGACGGAGGGACCTTTAACAACGAACCACTGGCGTTGGCCGCCAAACTGGCCCGGGCGCGGGACGCCGAGGAGCCCGGAGGCGAGCGTCTCTTTCTCTTCATCGATCCTTATCTCTCGAAATTGTCCTACGTGGAGGACTTCACACGGGAGGAGTTATCGCTCCTGGCCTACGGGAAACGGTTGGTTGAGATGTTCATTTCGGAGTCGTCGGCGAAAGACTTTCTCCGCGCCCACCGCTACAACACCCGGCTGGAATGGTTCGAGGCGCTGCTGGAGTGTTTCGGCACGCTGCTGGATCACCTCGGTCAGCGTCAGATGGAAGAGGGCGAAAAGGTCTTGGCGAGGGAGGTGGACGAGTTCCTGCGAGAGAAGCTCGAGGCCGACACCGAGGATCCGCCATCTCAGGCGTCTGTGGACGAGGAGCGAGAGGAGAACTTACAGCGTATCGAGCAAACTTATTGGAAAACCCTCAACGCGAACCAGTGGGATCCATCCAAGCAGGCGTTGATGAAGGTTCTCATCCTCGCCCTTGAGCTCGCCTCGGGCCTTCGGGCCAAGCGGCAAATGAAGCTCTACCTGCTGGCACCGTCAGGCCAGAAGGGGCCCTTGGCAGGCGATTTCCTGATGAACTTTGGAGGATTTTTTAGCGAGCGTTACCGCGTGGCCGACTTCCGACACGGGCGGGTTGACTGCCGTAATGAGATTCTGAATGATTACGGCGAGGCGTTTGGTCTCAAAGGGGGTCTGGATCCTACCTTCAATTACAGGTACGACAAAAGTCTGAAGGACGCTACCTTCGCCGACCTCAACGATGAGGAGAAGAACTCCTTCAGGGAGTGGTTCAATGACGCTTTTGACTGGGCCGCTGGGCGGGCAACGAGGTCCATGAACTCGTTCTTGAGGTTTGGGGTTTGGTTAATAAAGGGCTTCATTCGCAAATGGGCCTTTAACGAGGTGACGAAGCCAAAAGCCTCCCCGGCGCAGGGAACCGGGGGAAGAGAGTTGAATTCCGACGGGGGTGAAGAAGCGTAA